A stretch of Allostreptomyces psammosilenae DNA encodes these proteins:
- a CDS encoding DUF2690 domain-containing protein, protein MRSKIMAVAAGVLTAAGLGLAPSASAAPVEAQAPAASCFGAECNGLDPVAAGCVADSTVQDFAYSETDGVIEIRFSRTCGAEYARLVYSRPGARLQVTGGDGTVYTRTVPSGSTTVVSPMSSWIRNAVSGDTVYISW, encoded by the coding sequence ATGCGCAGCAAGATCATGGCGGTGGCGGCGGGCGTCCTGACGGCGGCGGGGCTGGGCCTCGCGCCCTCGGCCTCCGCGGCACCGGTGGAGGCGCAGGCGCCGGCGGCGAGCTGTTTCGGCGCGGAGTGCAACGGCCTCGATCCGGTCGCGGCCGGATGTGTCGCCGACTCGACCGTCCAGGACTTCGCCTACAGCGAGACCGACGGTGTCATCGAGATCCGCTTCAGCCGGACGTGCGGCGCCGAGTACGCCCGGCTGGTCTACTCGCGCCCGGGGGCGCGGCTCCAGGTCACGGGTGGCGACGGCACCGTCTACACCAGGACCGTGCCGAGCGGGAGCACCACGGTGGTGTCCCCGATGTCGTCGTGGATCCGCAACGCGGTCTCCGGTGACACGGTCTACATCTCGTGGTGA
- a CDS encoding DEAD/DEAH box helicase, translating into MTRTAQPSTPSTRPSRRPRPQSSGGRQQAGRPRIPGHRGAGPAAPHAEFAAPVSTTPALPPVAAFGDLPLPPALLTELTRQGVSTPFPIQAATLPNSLSGRDVLGRGRTGSGKTLAFGLALLARTTGRRAEPRQPLALVLVPTRELAQQVTDALTPYARSVGLRMATVVGGMSIGRQAGDLRRGAEVVVATPGRLTDLINRGDVRLDQVDITVLDEADQMADMGFLPQVTVLLEQVRPGGQRMLFSATLDRNVDRLVRRFLADPVTHSVDPSAGAVTTMEHHLLHVDAEDKQAATIEIAAREGRVIMFIATKHAADRLAKQLLAKGVRAAALHGGKTQPQRNRTLDQFRGGHISALIATNVAARGIHIDGLDLVVNVDPPTDHKDYLHRGGRTARAGESGTVVTLVTPDQRREMSRLMSIAGITPRTTRVRPGDAELQRVTGARTPPGVPVTLPAPAAPGRPQGAGRGDGRGAAAGGRRRRGAGQGGRAGATQGASASGGAGQAGGRGRRGGRRPRPGGGADAG; encoded by the coding sequence ATGACACGAACGGCCCAGCCGTCCACCCCCTCCACCCGTCCCTCCCGCCGCCCCCGCCCGCAGTCCTCCGGCGGCCGGCAGCAGGCCGGACGCCCACGGATCCCGGGCCACCGCGGCGCGGGCCCCGCCGCCCCGCACGCCGAGTTCGCCGCCCCGGTGAGCACCACCCCGGCCCTGCCGCCGGTGGCCGCCTTCGGCGACCTGCCGCTGCCGCCGGCCCTGCTCACCGAGCTCACCCGCCAGGGCGTCAGCACCCCGTTCCCCATCCAGGCCGCCACCCTGCCGAACTCGCTGAGCGGGCGCGACGTCCTCGGCCGCGGCCGCACCGGCTCCGGCAAGACGCTCGCCTTCGGCCTGGCCCTGCTCGCCCGCACCACCGGCCGGCGCGCCGAACCCCGGCAGCCGCTGGCCCTCGTCCTCGTCCCCACCCGGGAACTGGCCCAGCAGGTCACCGACGCGCTGACCCCCTACGCCCGGTCCGTGGGCCTGCGCATGGCCACCGTGGTCGGCGGCATGTCCATCGGCCGGCAGGCCGGCGACCTGCGGCGCGGCGCCGAGGTGGTCGTGGCCACCCCGGGGCGGCTCACCGACCTGATCAACCGCGGCGACGTCCGACTGGACCAGGTGGACATCACCGTCCTGGACGAGGCCGACCAGATGGCCGACATGGGCTTCCTGCCCCAGGTCACCGTGCTGCTGGAGCAGGTCCGCCCGGGCGGGCAGCGGATGCTGTTCTCCGCCACGCTGGACCGCAACGTCGACCGCCTGGTCCGCCGCTTCCTGGCCGACCCGGTCACCCACTCCGTCGACCCGTCCGCCGGGGCGGTGACCACGATGGAGCACCACCTGCTGCACGTGGACGCCGAGGACAAGCAGGCGGCCACCATCGAGATCGCCGCCCGCGAGGGCCGGGTGATCATGTTCATCGCGACCAAGCACGCCGCCGACCGGCTCGCCAAGCAGCTGCTGGCCAAGGGCGTGCGCGCGGCGGCGCTGCACGGCGGCAAGACCCAGCCGCAGCGCAACCGCACCCTGGACCAGTTCCGCGGCGGACACATCAGCGCGCTGATCGCGACCAACGTGGCGGCCCGCGGCATCCACATCGACGGCCTCGACCTGGTGGTCAACGTCGATCCGCCGACCGACCACAAGGACTACCTGCACCGCGGCGGGCGCACCGCCCGCGCCGGGGAGTCCGGCACCGTGGTCACCCTGGTCACGCCGGACCAGCGCCGGGAGATGAGCCGGCTGATGTCCATCGCCGGGATCACCCCGCGGACCACCCGGGTGCGCCCCGGAGACGCCGAGCTCCAGCGGGTCACCGGCGCCCGCACGCCCCCCGGCGTGCCGGTCACCCTGCCCGCGCCCGCCGCGCCGGGACGCCCGCAGGGCGCCGGCCGGGGCGACGGACGCGGAGCCGCCGCCGGAGGACGCCGGCGACGCGGTGCCGGGCAGGGCGGCCGCGCCGGGGCCACGCAGGGCGCTTCCGCGTCCGGCGGCGCCGGCCAGGCCGGCGGCCGGGGACGGCGCGGCGGACGCCGGCCGCGCCCCGGCGGCGGCGCGGACGCCGGCTGA
- a CDS encoding cold-shock protein, with protein MATGTVKWFNGEKGFGFIEQDGGGADVFAHYSAIQAQGFRELFEGQKVQFDVTQGQKGPQAENIVVL; from the coding sequence ATGGCTACTGGCACCGTGAAGTGGTTCAACGGCGAGAAGGGCTTCGGCTTCATCGAGCAGGACGGTGGCGGCGCTGACGTGTTCGCCCACTACTCGGCGATCCAGGCCCAGGGCTTCCGTGAGCTCTTCGAGGGCCAGAAGGTCCAGTTCGACGTCACGCAGGGCCAGAAGGGCCCGCAGGCGGAGAACATCGTCGTCCTCTGA
- the smc gene encoding chromosome segregation protein SMC: MHLKTLTLRGFKSFASTTTLRLEPGITCVVGPNGSGKSNVVDALSWVMGEQGAKSLRGGKMEDVIFAGTTGRPPLGRAEVSLTIDNSDGALPIDYTEVTITRTMFRNGGSEYAINGDTCRLLDIQELLSDSGIGREMHVIVGQGQLDSVLHADPAGRRAFIEEAAGVLKHRKRKEKALRKLDAMQANLTRVQDLAAELRRQLAPLGRQARVARRAGVIQAELRDARMRLLADDLVTLRDALEAETADEAALRERRAVVEAQLAAAQRREGALETSVAALGPRLAEAQDTWYRLSQLAERVRGTVGLARQRARHAASAAAGADERRGRDPEDMEREARRVREQEAELAEAVEAARAALEGAVERRAEVEQELTEEERRLRDAARALADRREGLARLRGQVAAARGRAASAEAETARLAVAAEEARERAERARLEYEELRAEVEGAAGGAGGAPGADAPAGAADLERRLAEATSALEEAERAQGEAREAVTAAERERAALTARHEALSLGVRRKDGSGALLEAGDRLAGPGRGGVLGPAAELLTVEAGWEEAVAAALAGAADAVVVADPATAVAALELLRADDAGRAALLLAAPGPASGPAPHDLPTPAALPDLPPGCAPVADLVGVADGAPAGLLAAVRELLRGVVAVPDLTGARALVERHPELTAVTRGGDLLGARRADGGSPGAPSLLQVQAAVDEAAARLDELAEECARLAERHEAARAARSAAAELVRELTAERRRVEQAASAAAAQLGRLGGHARAAEGEAERLSAAASRSAAAGVEAAEAAAELEERLAVAEEAPVEEEPDTGRRDELAARATAARQAEMEARLALRTHEERARSLAGRADALDRGARAEREARARAEERRRRAGRERRVAEAVTTGAEALLAFTEVSLERAAAARAEVERERSAREEELAAERSRARDLAAELEKLTDTVHRDEVLRAEKRLRVEQLENRAMEEFGVSPETLVAEYGPDQLIPPVVEPEEGDLPAAGRPAADAETTDGVTGDGSVSGRPAAPAPSRRRRRSGGEAEGAAAEPRPYVRAEQQERARRAEREYAKLGKINPLALEEFAALEERHRFLTEQLEDLKATRRDLLTVVQEVDERVREVFAAAFRDTAREFEGVFSRLFPGGDGRLVLTDPDDMLTTGVEVEARPPGKKVKRLSLLSGGERSLTAVALLVAIFKARPSPFYVMDEVEAALDDTNLQRLIGIMAELRESSQLIVITHQKRTMEIADALYGVSMKGDGVSEVISQRLGDRRRAPAADDAGPGAGAAASAS, encoded by the coding sequence GTGCATCTGAAGACCCTGACCCTCCGCGGATTCAAGTCGTTCGCCTCCACCACCACGCTCCGTCTCGAACCCGGCATCACCTGCGTGGTCGGACCGAACGGCTCCGGGAAGTCCAACGTGGTGGACGCCCTGTCCTGGGTGATGGGCGAACAGGGCGCCAAGTCGCTGCGCGGCGGCAAGATGGAGGACGTCATCTTCGCCGGCACCACCGGCCGCCCGCCGCTGGGCCGCGCCGAGGTCTCGCTCACCATCGACAACAGCGACGGCGCCCTGCCGATCGACTACACCGAGGTGACCATCACCCGGACCATGTTCCGCAACGGCGGCAGCGAGTACGCGATCAACGGCGACACCTGCCGGCTGCTGGACATCCAGGAACTGCTGTCCGACTCCGGCATCGGCCGCGAGATGCACGTCATCGTCGGGCAGGGGCAGCTCGACTCCGTCCTGCACGCCGACCCGGCCGGCCGCCGGGCCTTCATCGAGGAGGCGGCGGGCGTCCTGAAGCACCGCAAGCGCAAGGAGAAGGCGCTGCGCAAGCTCGACGCCATGCAGGCCAACCTCACCCGGGTGCAGGACCTCGCCGCGGAGCTGCGCCGCCAGCTCGCCCCGCTCGGCCGGCAGGCCAGGGTGGCCCGCCGGGCCGGCGTCATCCAGGCCGAGCTGCGGGACGCCCGGATGCGGCTGCTCGCCGACGACCTGGTCACCCTGCGTGACGCCCTGGAGGCGGAGACCGCCGACGAGGCGGCGCTGCGCGAGCGCCGCGCCGTCGTGGAGGCCCAGCTCGCCGCCGCGCAGCGCCGCGAGGGCGCCCTGGAGACCTCGGTGGCCGCCCTCGGCCCGCGGCTGGCCGAGGCGCAGGACACCTGGTACCGGCTCTCCCAGCTGGCCGAGCGGGTGCGCGGCACGGTCGGGCTCGCGCGGCAGCGGGCCCGGCACGCGGCGTCCGCGGCCGCCGGCGCCGACGAGCGGCGGGGCCGCGATCCGGAGGACATGGAGCGGGAGGCGCGGCGCGTCCGCGAGCAGGAGGCCGAGCTGGCGGAGGCCGTGGAGGCGGCCCGCGCCGCCCTGGAGGGGGCCGTGGAGCGGCGGGCGGAGGTGGAGCAGGAGCTGACCGAGGAGGAACGCCGGCTGCGGGACGCGGCCCGGGCCCTGGCGGACCGTCGGGAGGGGCTGGCCCGGCTGCGCGGTCAGGTGGCGGCGGCCCGTGGCCGCGCCGCCTCGGCCGAGGCGGAGACCGCGCGGCTGGCCGTCGCCGCCGAGGAGGCCCGGGAGCGGGCCGAGCGGGCGCGGCTGGAGTACGAGGAACTGCGGGCCGAGGTGGAGGGGGCGGCCGGCGGCGCCGGCGGGGCGCCGGGCGCGGACGCCCCGGCGGGCGCCGCCGACCTGGAGCGCCGGCTGGCCGAGGCGACCTCGGCGCTGGAGGAGGCCGAGCGGGCCCAGGGCGAGGCCCGCGAGGCGGTCACCGCGGCCGAGCGCGAGCGGGCCGCGCTGACCGCCCGCCACGAGGCGCTGTCCCTGGGGGTGCGGCGCAAGGACGGCTCGGGGGCGCTGCTGGAGGCCGGCGACCGGCTCGCCGGTCCGGGCCGGGGCGGGGTGCTGGGCCCGGCCGCCGAACTGCTGACCGTCGAGGCGGGCTGGGAGGAGGCGGTCGCCGCGGCGCTGGCCGGCGCGGCCGACGCCGTGGTGGTCGCGGACCCGGCGACGGCGGTGGCCGCCCTGGAACTGCTCCGCGCGGACGACGCCGGACGGGCGGCCCTGCTGCTGGCCGCGCCCGGCCCGGCCAGCGGGCCGGCCCCGCACGACCTGCCCACACCTGCCGCCCTGCCCGACCTGCCGCCGGGGTGCGCACCGGTCGCCGACCTGGTCGGCGTCGCCGACGGGGCGCCGGCCGGCCTGCTGGCGGCCGTGCGGGAGCTGCTGCGCGGCGTGGTCGCCGTGCCGGACCTGACCGGGGCCCGCGCCCTGGTGGAGCGCCACCCGGAGCTGACGGCGGTCACCCGGGGCGGCGACCTGCTCGGGGCGCGCCGCGCCGACGGCGGCTCGCCCGGCGCGCCCAGCCTGCTGCAGGTGCAGGCGGCGGTGGACGAGGCGGCGGCCCGGCTGGACGAACTCGCCGAGGAGTGCGCGCGGCTGGCGGAGCGCCACGAGGCGGCCAGGGCGGCCCGGAGCGCCGCCGCCGAGCTGGTGCGGGAGCTGACCGCCGAACGCCGCCGGGTGGAGCAGGCCGCCTCCGCCGCCGCGGCGCAACTCGGCCGGCTCGGCGGGCATGCGCGTGCCGCCGAGGGGGAGGCGGAGCGGCTGTCGGCCGCCGCGAGCCGCTCCGCCGCGGCCGGCGTGGAGGCCGCCGAGGCCGCGGCCGAGCTGGAGGAGCGGCTGGCCGTGGCGGAGGAGGCCCCGGTCGAGGAGGAGCCGGACACCGGCCGCCGCGACGAGCTGGCGGCACGCGCGACGGCCGCCCGGCAGGCCGAGATGGAGGCCCGACTGGCGCTGCGCACCCACGAGGAGCGGGCGCGGTCGCTGGCCGGGCGCGCCGACGCCCTCGACCGTGGTGCCCGGGCGGAGCGCGAGGCGCGCGCCCGGGCGGAGGAGCGGCGCCGCCGGGCCGGCCGCGAACGGCGGGTCGCGGAGGCGGTGACCACCGGCGCGGAGGCGCTGCTGGCCTTCACCGAGGTCTCCCTGGAGCGGGCGGCGGCGGCGCGGGCCGAGGTGGAGCGGGAGCGGTCCGCGCGCGAGGAGGAGCTGGCGGCCGAGCGCTCCCGGGCCCGGGACCTCGCGGCGGAGCTGGAGAAGCTGACCGACACGGTGCACCGCGACGAGGTGCTGCGGGCGGAGAAGCGGCTGCGGGTGGAGCAGCTGGAGAACCGGGCGATGGAGGAGTTCGGCGTCTCGCCGGAGACGCTGGTCGCCGAGTACGGCCCGGACCAGCTCATCCCGCCCGTCGTGGAGCCGGAGGAGGGCGATCTCCCCGCCGCCGGCCGGCCCGCCGCCGACGCGGAGACCACCGACGGCGTCACCGGGGACGGTTCCGTGAGCGGGCGCCCCGCCGCCCCCGCGCCGTCGCGCCGGCGCCGGCGGAGCGGCGGCGAGGCCGAGGGTGCGGCGGCCGAGCCGCGTCCCTACGTCCGGGCCGAGCAGCAGGAGCGGGCCCGGCGCGCCGAGCGGGAGTACGCCAAGCTCGGGAAGATCAACCCGCTCGCCCTGGAGGAGTTCGCCGCCCTGGAGGAGCGCCACCGCTTCCTGACCGAGCAGCTGGAGGACCTCAAGGCCACCCGCCGCGACCTGCTGACGGTGGTGCAGGAGGTGGACGAGCGGGTCCGGGAGGTGTTCGCGGCGGCCTTCCGGGACACGGCGCGGGAGTTCGAGGGCGTCTTCTCCCGGCTCTTCCCCGGCGGCGACGGCCGCCTGGTGCTGACCGACCCGGACGACATGCTCACCACCGGCGTGGAGGTGGAGGCCCGCCCGCCCGGCAAGAAGGTCAAGCGGCTGTCCCTGCTCTCCGGCGGCGAGCGCTCGCTGACCGCCGTCGCGCTGCTGGTGGCCATCTTCAAGGCGCGGCCCAGCCCGTTCTACGTGATGGACGAGGTCGAGGCGGCGTTGGACGACACCAACCTCCAGCGGCTGATCGGCATCATGGCCGAGCTGCGGGAGTCCTCGCAGCTGATCGTGATCACCCACCAGAAGCGGACGATGGAGATCGCCGACGCGCTGTACGGGGTCTCCATGAAGGGCGACGGCGTCTCCGAGGTGATCAGCCAGCGCCTCGGCGACCGCCGGCGCGCCCCGGCCGCCGATGACGCAGGTCCCGGGGCCGGCGCGGCGGCGTCAGCGTCGTGA
- a CDS encoding DUF2690 domain-containing protein codes for MRYRLAAVSAALVSLAGLGMAPSAVAAEAESSAAASCSGSACDGRNPVAEGCDAGSYVLDAGYAEADGVVELRYSPACGTTYARVLYSRPGAELYIGGNSKSFRVRVPEGSTSTVSPMLYGATTAFSGGAIALDW; via the coding sequence ATGCGATACCGACTGGCCGCCGTCTCCGCGGCGCTCGTCTCTCTGGCCGGGCTGGGCATGGCGCCCTCCGCCGTGGCGGCGGAGGCGGAGTCGAGCGCCGCCGCGAGCTGTAGCGGCTCGGCCTGCGACGGGCGGAACCCGGTCGCGGAGGGGTGCGACGCGGGCAGCTACGTCCTCGACGCCGGGTACGCGGAGGCGGACGGGGTCGTGGAGCTGCGGTACAGCCCGGCCTGCGGCACGACGTACGCGCGGGTGCTCTACTCCCGGCCGGGCGCCGAACTCTACATCGGCGGCAACAGCAAGTCCTTCCGGGTGCGGGTGCCGGAGGGGAGCACCAGCACGGTCAGCCCGATGCTGTACGGAGCCACCACCGCCTTCTCCGGTGGCGCCATCGCCCTGGACTGGTGA
- a CDS encoding RtcB family protein has protein sequence MVFQEVAGARVPIRMWADPADAGEPAMRQLWNVTTLPWVHGLAAMPDVHYGIGATVGSVIAMEGAVSPAAVGVDIGCGMTAVRTSLTAGDLPDDLSRLRSRIERLIPVGMGVHREPVDPRRLHGVPTGDWDSFWARFDELAPAVRARRSRAGVQLGTLGGGNHFLEVCLDTTGRVWLMLHSGSRNIGKELAEYHIGVARGLPHNADLPDRDLAVFVADTPEMAAYRRDLFWAQDYARRNRAVMMALFQDALRQELPAARPTFEEPVSCHHNYVAEEEHDGRRLLVTRKGAIRAGKGELGIIPGSMGTSSYIVRGLGNPFSYQSASHGAGRRMSRNQARKLFDEADLAAQTAGVECRKDRGVVDEIPAAYKDIDEVMARQQDLVEVVAQLKQVVCVKG, from the coding sequence ATGGTGTTCCAGGAAGTGGCGGGCGCGCGGGTACCGATCCGCATGTGGGCGGATCCGGCGGACGCCGGGGAGCCGGCGATGCGCCAGCTGTGGAACGTCACCACGCTGCCGTGGGTGCACGGCCTGGCCGCGATGCCGGACGTCCACTACGGCATCGGCGCCACGGTCGGCTCGGTGATCGCCATGGAGGGCGCGGTCAGCCCGGCCGCCGTCGGCGTGGACATCGGGTGCGGCATGACGGCGGTGCGCACCTCGCTGACCGCCGGGGACCTGCCGGACGACCTGTCCCGGCTGCGTTCCCGGATCGAGCGGCTGATCCCGGTCGGCATGGGGGTGCACCGGGAGCCGGTGGATCCGCGCCGTCTGCACGGGGTGCCGACCGGCGACTGGGACTCCTTCTGGGCCCGCTTCGACGAGCTGGCCCCGGCGGTGCGCGCCCGGCGCTCCCGGGCGGGTGTGCAGCTGGGCACGCTGGGCGGCGGCAACCACTTCCTGGAGGTGTGCCTGGACACCACGGGGCGGGTGTGGCTGATGCTGCACTCCGGTTCCCGCAACATCGGCAAGGAGCTGGCGGAGTACCACATCGGGGTCGCCCGGGGCCTGCCGCACAACGCCGACCTGCCGGACCGGGACCTGGCGGTGTTCGTCGCGGACACCCCGGAGATGGCGGCGTACCGGCGGGACCTGTTCTGGGCGCAGGACTACGCCCGGCGCAACCGCGCGGTGATGATGGCGCTCTTCCAGGACGCGCTGCGGCAGGAACTGCCCGCGGCCCGGCCGACCTTCGAGGAGCCGGTCAGCTGCCACCACAACTACGTGGCGGAGGAGGAGCACGACGGCCGTCGGCTGCTGGTGACCCGCAAGGGCGCGATCCGGGCGGGCAAGGGGGAGCTGGGCATCATCCCGGGCTCGATGGGCACCTCGTCCTACATCGTGCGCGGGCTGGGCAACCCGTTCTCCTACCAGTCGGCGTCGCACGGCGCCGGCCGCCGGATGAGCCGGAACCAGGCCCGCAAGCTGTTCGACGAGGCGGACCTCGCCGCGCAGACCGCCGGCGTGGAGTGCCGCAAGGACCGCGGGGTGGTGGACGAGATCCCGGCCGCCTACAAGGACATCGACGAGGTGATGGCCCGCCAGCAGGACCTGGTGGAGGTCGTCGCCCAGCTCAAGCAGGTGGTCTGCGTCAAGGGCTGA